A stretch of the Musa acuminata AAA Group cultivar baxijiao chromosome BXJ2-7, Cavendish_Baxijiao_AAA, whole genome shotgun sequence genome encodes the following:
- the LOC135616387 gene encoding chaperone protein dnaJ 11, chloroplastic-like: protein MISSPSLAAPRSHLRFPPRLPSSSSCRRRLLLPPRCASASPPVPASEATLYDVLGVPTGATGGEIKVAYRRLARECHPDVAAATESSDEFIRLHAAYATLSDPEKRAEYDQRVMAATANAAAGRRWTPRLSYSCRPCRRWETDQCW from the coding sequence ATGATATCTTCACCCTCTCTCGCTGCTCCCAGATCCCACCTCCGGTTCCCACCCCGCCTGCCCTCGTCCTCCtcctgccgccgccgcctcctcctgccCCCCCGCTGTGCTTCGGCGTCGCCACCAGTCCCCGCCTCCGAGGCGACTCTCTACGACGTGCTCGGGGTCCCGACGGGCGCCACGGGCGGCGAAATCAAGGTGGCGTACCGGCGGCTGGCGCGAGAGTGCCACCCGGACGTCGCCGCGGCTACCGAGTCGTCGGACGAGTTCATCCGACTCCACGCCGCCTACGCCACGCTCTCTGACCCGGAGAAGCGTGCCGAGTACGACCAGCGGGTAATGGCCGCCACGGCGAACGCAGCGGCAGGGAGGCGGTGGACGCCGCGGCTGTCCTACTCGTGCAGGCCGTGCCGGAGGTGGGAGACGGATCAGTGCTGGTAG
- the LOC135617509 gene encoding uncharacterized protein LOC135617509 — protein sequence MGAQLAKQVERRKSVAAEKLALIELFEGSGDQFPGCDYRPADRKTWMSALGPANLRVHQIVWPGTHDSATDKIGLRFISRPFAQCQSCSVYRQLAGGARVLDIRVQKDHRVCHGILLTYGVDVVIRDVKRFLSETEHEIVVLEIRTEFGHEDPPDFDKYLVEQLGEHLIPQDAVVFEKTVAELLPRRVICVWKPRKSPAPKPGDPLWSGGFLKDHWIDTDLPKTKFENNLKRLGEQQPNASRKYFYRVENTVTPQPDNPVVCVRPVTGRIQGHARLFIAQAVGRGIADRLQVFSTDFINDDFVDACVGLTHARIEGTA from the coding sequence atgggCGCCCAACTCGCCAAGCAAGTTGAGCGCCGAAAGTCCGTCGCCGCCGAGAAGTTGGCCCTCATCGAGCTCTTCGAGGGCTCGGGCGATCAATTCCCCGGCTGCGACTACCGCCCCGCCGACCGCAAGACCTGGATGTCGGCCCTTGGCCCTGCCAACCTACGCGTCCACCAGATCGTCTGGCCCGGCACCCACGACTCCGCCACCGACAAGATCGGCCTCCGCTTCATCTCCCGCCCCTTCGCCCAGTGCCAGTCCTGCTCCGTCTACCGCCAGCTCGCCGGCGGTGCCCGCGTCCTCGACATCCGCGTCCAGAAGGACCACCGCGTCTGCCATGGCATCCTCCTCACCTACGGCGTCGACGTCGTGATCCGCGACGTCAAGCGGTTCCTCTCCGAGACCGAGCACGAGATCGTCGTCCTCGAGATCCGGACCGAGTTCGGCCACGAGGACCCGCCGGACTTCGACAAGTACCTCGTCGAGCAGCTTGGCGAGCACCTGATACCGCAGGACGCGGTCGTGTTCGAAAAGACCGTGGCCGAGCTGCTGCCCCGGCGGGTCATTTGCGTGTGGAAGCCGCGGAAGTCGCCGGCGCCGAAGCCGGGGGACCCGCTGTGGAGCGGGGGATTCCTGAAGGATCACTGGATCGATACGGACCTGCCGAAGACCAAGTTCGAGAACAACCTGAAGCGCCTGGGCGAGCAGCAGCCGAATGCGTCGAGGAAGTACTTCTACCGGGTGGAGAACACGGTGACGCCGCAACCGGACAACCCGGTGGTGTGCGTGAGACCGGTGACGGGGAGAATCCAAGGCCACGCGAGGCTGTTCATTGCGCAGGCCGTCGGGAGGGGGATCGCCGATCGGTTGCAGGTGTTCTCGACCGACTTCATCAACGACGACTTCGTGGATGCGTGCGTGGGGTTGACTCACGCAAGAATAGAAGGGACGGCATAA